Proteins encoded by one window of Streptomyces sp. ALI-76-A:
- a CDS encoding sugar ABC transporter permease, translated as MTIPFVPVPRRRSRRARRTPVAWLFLAPFTLVFLLYTAIPTVAALGFSLTDLRGSDLRHPFAVDFVGLDNFLRLLKDASFLRDILNTALFVAVGVPLTMGTGFLLALALNSGIRRLRGTFRTLFFAPVVTNIVAVALIWQYAFHADGTVNKVLGAAGLAGPNWLDDPNLAMPVVILLGVWRNFGLAMVLFLAGLQAIPDDVHEAASLDGAGPWRRLRHITLPMLLPTTLMVSVLLTVFYLQVFDEPYLLTDGGPLGSTESVALFTYHQFGAGEFAMSSAASLVMLALVALVSLVQFRLLRPRA; from the coding sequence ATGACCATCCCGTTCGTGCCGGTGCCCCGCAGGCGCTCTCGACGTGCCCGTCGCACGCCCGTCGCCTGGCTGTTCCTCGCACCGTTCACCCTTGTGTTCCTGCTCTACACGGCCATCCCCACCGTCGCCGCGCTCGGCTTCAGCCTCACCGACCTGCGGGGCTCGGACCTGCGCCATCCGTTCGCCGTCGACTTCGTCGGCCTGGACAACTTCCTGCGGCTGCTGAAGGACGCCAGTTTCCTGCGCGACATCCTGAACACCGCCCTCTTCGTGGCCGTCGGAGTGCCCCTGACCATGGGGACCGGCTTCCTGCTGGCCCTCGCGCTGAACTCCGGCATCCGACGGCTGCGCGGCACCTTCCGCACCCTCTTCTTCGCACCGGTCGTCACCAACATCGTCGCGGTCGCCCTGATCTGGCAGTACGCCTTCCATGCCGACGGCACCGTGAACAAGGTGCTCGGCGCCGCCGGCCTCGCCGGACCGAACTGGCTGGACGACCCGAACCTGGCCATGCCCGTGGTCATCCTGCTCGGCGTCTGGCGGAACTTCGGCCTCGCGATGGTGCTGTTCCTCGCCGGTCTCCAGGCGATTCCGGACGACGTCCACGAGGCCGCCTCCCTCGACGGGGCAGGACCGTGGCGGCGGTTGAGGCACATCACCCTGCCGATGTTGCTGCCGACCACCCTGATGGTGTCGGTGCTGCTGACCGTCTTCTACCTCCAGGTCTTCGACGAGCCGTACCTGCTCACCGACGGCGGCCCGCTGGGCTCCACCGAGTCGGTGGCACTGTTCACCTACCACCAGTTCGGGGCCGGTGAGTTCGCCATGTCCTCGGCCGCGTCGCTGGTGATGCTCGCGCTCGTGGCCCTGGTGAGTCTTGTCCAGTTCCGACTGCTGAGGCCCCGCGCATGA
- a CDS encoding extracellular solute-binding protein — MLRAVPDGLVDSGSFFTSLWDAGVVDDVAYTVPWYAYTYALVYRADLARKAGVEAPATWDEMVPFFKALQGAGAERALGADNGWDVFNGQDAAMYAWQAGGSLLSTGGKWTLDTPAMVDALEYNASFFTSGAADIATPTFLDAQPYFVAGKTAMMITGPWVVGQLDTAAKKDGWTASHVATAPLPAGSSGSVSFSAGGTWGVLAGSGTPDASWKLIRYLTEPGTQVAQYKAYSSLPAVIAAWDDPAIKDQPLLGAFLTQLKNTRTFPQVTTWQQVATRIGKEMEAVAKGTSTAEKAAANIQSYADSIGTGAK, encoded by the coding sequence ATCCTGCGGGCCGTTCCGGACGGCCTCGTCGACTCCGGCAGCTTCTTCACGAGCCTGTGGGACGCGGGCGTCGTCGACGACGTGGCCTACACGGTGCCCTGGTACGCGTACACGTACGCACTCGTCTACCGTGCGGATCTCGCCAGGAAGGCGGGCGTCGAGGCGCCGGCCACTTGGGACGAGATGGTGCCGTTCTTCAAGGCGCTCCAGGGCGCCGGCGCCGAGCGCGCCCTCGGGGCCGACAACGGCTGGGACGTCTTCAACGGTCAGGACGCGGCGATGTACGCCTGGCAGGCCGGCGGCTCGCTGCTCTCCACCGGGGGGAAGTGGACCCTCGACACCCCGGCCATGGTCGACGCGCTCGAGTACAACGCGTCCTTCTTCACCTCGGGCGCCGCCGATATCGCCACTCCCACCTTCCTCGACGCGCAGCCGTACTTCGTCGCCGGGAAGACCGCCATGATGATCACGGGGCCCTGGGTCGTCGGGCAGTTGGACACCGCGGCGAAGAAGGACGGCTGGACGGCATCCCACGTCGCCACCGCCCCGCTGCCGGCCGGGTCCTCGGGCAGCGTCTCCTTCTCCGCCGGCGGCACCTGGGGCGTCCTCGCGGGCAGTGGCACCCCGGACGCGTCGTGGAAGCTCATCAGATATCTCACCGAGCCGGGCACCCAGGTCGCGCAGTACAAGGCGTACAGCTCGCTCCCCGCGGTCATCGCCGCCTGGGACGATCCCGCGATCAAGGACCAGCCGCTCCTGGGCGCCTTCCTCACACAGTTGAAGAACACGCGGACCTTTCCGCAGGTCACCACCTGGCAGCAGGTCGCGACCCGGATCGGCAAGGAGATGGAAGCCGTGGCCAAGGGCACGTCGACGGCCGAGAAGGCCGCCGCGAACATCCAGTCGTACGCCGACAGCATCGGCACGGGTGCGAAGTGA
- a CDS encoding SOS response-associated peptidase, protein MCGRYVSTRSPKDMVQLFQVTDWRPDEALAPNWNVAPTDDVWAVLERTPREKDDAAPTERQLRPLRWGLVPSWAKDTKIGSRMINARVETVHEKPAFRRAFAERRCLLPADGFYEWQPGKDPATGQARKQPYFIHPQDDQVMALAGLYEYWRNPEVTRDDDPAAWLMTCTILTTEATDAAGRVHPRMPLALTPDHYDAWLDPRHQDPEDLRALLTQPADGQLDAKPVSLAVNNVRNNGPQLLDEIAP, encoded by the coding sequence ATGTGCGGTCGCTACGTCTCCACTCGCAGCCCGAAAGACATGGTCCAGCTCTTCCAGGTCACCGACTGGCGTCCGGACGAGGCGTTGGCACCGAACTGGAACGTCGCCCCGACCGACGACGTGTGGGCCGTCCTTGAGCGCACCCCGCGCGAGAAGGACGATGCCGCCCCCACGGAGAGGCAACTGCGGCCGCTGCGCTGGGGACTGGTGCCGTCCTGGGCGAAAGACACCAAGATCGGCTCACGGATGATCAACGCCCGGGTGGAGACCGTGCACGAGAAGCCGGCGTTCCGCCGCGCGTTCGCCGAACGCCGCTGCCTGCTGCCGGCCGACGGCTTCTACGAATGGCAGCCGGGCAAGGACCCCGCCACGGGCCAGGCCCGCAAGCAGCCCTACTTCATCCACCCCCAGGACGACCAGGTCATGGCACTCGCCGGCCTGTACGAGTACTGGCGCAACCCCGAAGTCACCCGGGACGACGACCCCGCCGCCTGGCTGATGACCTGCACCATCCTCACCACCGAAGCCACCGACGCAGCCGGACGCGTCCACCCCCGCATGCCGCTCGCCCTCACCCCCGACCATTACGACGCCTGGCTCGACCCCCGCCACCAGGACCCCGAGGACCTGCGCGCGCTCCTCACCCAGCCCGCCGACGGTCAGCTGGACGCCAAGCCCGTCTCCTTGGCCGTCAACAACGTCCGCAACAACGGGCCCCAGCTCCTGGACGAGATCGCCCCGTAG
- a CDS encoding alpha/beta hydrolase, producing MTTHHHIPRGVPRLRLVGAALTALVLAAAGTATQAMAAQDSTGKPQTSKTPPPPVPTLTWSDCQGGFECADADVPLDYREPQGRTITLAVVRKKAADPAKRKGTLFMQPGGPGNSGVDFVRNNHEDLPAALRDSFDVFGYDVRGVGRSSALTCFDDARYTKAVTDAKGVPGPDAFGPALREAAEFNQACVDNSGELLPYVGTEYVARDIDLLRQALGEEQLTYYGRSFGAYIGTVYAAMFPKRVRAVTLDGAYDPERYANHPYAYDRTQYLALDGAMSRFLDWCAADQATCGFGDGDPRGAFEKLKSDLDANPVTTASGGKANGYTLVYRLMFNINEGKVIWPSLGAALKKAQLRDNTSFLLRPPSPASFDFLGPNVVVECVDKDYPKSLRTLQRNVTANAKAAPLLGPAMAFGPPTYDHQHATACVQWPAEKVSRYDGSFRARGSAPILVLGTTGDPDTPYRDAVALSRQLDNASLLTFDAEGHTTFGRSACATDAVVNYLVDLKVPSSGTTCADETQPPSSTPRTAPPGTTLGELRNGVQERVERIGSVD from the coding sequence TTGACCACGCACCACCACATACCAAGAGGTGTCCCGCGTCTCAGACTCGTCGGGGCCGCGCTGACCGCGCTCGTCCTCGCCGCGGCCGGGACGGCGACGCAGGCGATGGCCGCGCAGGACTCGACGGGGAAGCCGCAGACGTCGAAGACACCGCCGCCGCCCGTCCCGACCCTCACCTGGTCGGACTGCCAGGGCGGCTTCGAGTGCGCCGACGCCGACGTGCCGCTGGACTACCGGGAGCCGCAGGGCCGCACGATCACGCTCGCGGTGGTCCGCAAGAAGGCCGCCGACCCGGCCAAGCGCAAGGGCACGCTCTTCATGCAGCCCGGCGGACCCGGCAACTCCGGGGTGGACTTCGTCCGCAACAACCACGAGGACCTCCCGGCCGCCCTCCGCGACTCCTTCGACGTCTTCGGCTACGACGTACGCGGTGTCGGGCGCAGTTCGGCGCTCACCTGCTTCGACGACGCCCGCTACACCAAGGCCGTCACCGACGCCAAGGGCGTCCCGGGCCCGGACGCCTTCGGCCCGGCGCTGCGCGAGGCCGCCGAGTTCAACCAGGCCTGCGTGGACAACTCCGGCGAGCTGCTGCCGTACGTCGGCACGGAGTACGTGGCCCGCGACATCGACCTGCTGCGCCAGGCCCTCGGCGAGGAGCAACTGACGTACTACGGGCGGTCGTTCGGCGCGTACATCGGAACCGTCTACGCCGCCATGTTCCCGAAGCGGGTGCGGGCCGTGACGCTCGACGGGGCGTACGACCCCGAGCGCTACGCCAACCACCCCTACGCCTACGACCGGACCCAGTACCTCGCGCTGGACGGCGCGATGAGCCGCTTCCTCGACTGGTGCGCAGCCGACCAGGCGACCTGCGGCTTCGGCGACGGTGACCCACGCGGGGCGTTCGAGAAGCTGAAGAGCGACCTCGACGCGAACCCCGTCACGACCGCGAGCGGCGGGAAGGCCAACGGCTACACCCTGGTCTACCGGCTGATGTTCAACATCAACGAGGGCAAGGTCATCTGGCCCTCGCTCGGCGCGGCGCTGAAGAAGGCACAGCTGCGGGACAACACCTCCTTCCTGTTGCGGCCGCCGTCCCCGGCCAGCTTCGACTTCCTCGGTCCGAACGTGGTCGTCGAGTGCGTCGACAAGGACTACCCGAAGAGCCTGCGCACGTTGCAGCGGAACGTCACGGCCAACGCCAAGGCGGCGCCGCTGCTCGGCCCGGCCATGGCGTTCGGCCCGCCGACGTACGACCACCAGCACGCCACCGCGTGCGTCCAGTGGCCCGCCGAGAAGGTCAGCCGCTACGACGGCTCCTTCCGGGCCAGGGGCTCGGCGCCGATTCTGGTCCTCGGCACCACCGGTGACCCGGACACCCCGTACCGGGACGCGGTCGCTCTGTCCCGGCAGCTCGACAACGCCTCGCTGCTGACGTTCGACGCCGAGGGTCACACGACGTTCGGCCGCAGCGCCTGCGCCACCGACGCGGTCGTCAACTACCTCGTCGACCTGAAGGTCCCGTCCTCCGGCACGACCTGCGCGGACGAGACCCAGCCGCCGTCCTCCACCCCGAGGACGGCTCCGCCCGGCACGACCCTGGGCGAACTCCGCAACGGCGTGCAGGAGCGCGTGGAGCGCATCGGCTCCGTGGACTGA
- a CDS encoding NAD(P)-binding domain-containing protein, which yields MSSKQSVTVIGLGPMGQAMVHALLAKGHPVTVWNRTSSRADALVARGAVLATSAEDALTANELVVLSLTDYDAMYAVLEPASHALAGRVLVNLSSDTPERTRAGARWVSEHGGVHLTGGVNASPPGIGQPGSSTFYSGPRQVFEAHRSTLEVLTDTDYRGEDPGLAALLYQMGMVMFWTSMLSYWQVIALADANGLTAADVLPHATETMTGMPAFLSFYAERIDAGEHSGDLDRLAMGMASVEHVLHTNADAGVDTTLPAAVAALFRRGMDAGHGADSASSLVELMKTAKA from the coding sequence GTGAGCAGCAAGCAGTCTGTGACCGTCATCGGCCTTGGCCCCATGGGGCAGGCAATGGTGCACGCCTTACTCGCCAAGGGTCACCCGGTCACCGTCTGGAACCGCACCTCGTCCCGTGCCGATGCCCTCGTCGCACGCGGTGCCGTGCTCGCAACGAGTGCCGAAGACGCCCTGACCGCCAATGAGCTGGTCGTCCTGAGCCTTACCGACTACGACGCGATGTACGCCGTGCTGGAGCCGGCGTCCCACGCCCTGGCCGGCCGCGTGCTCGTCAACCTCAGCTCCGACACCCCGGAGAGGACCCGTGCCGGGGCAAGGTGGGTGTCCGAGCACGGCGGGGTCCACCTCACCGGTGGCGTCAACGCCTCGCCTCCCGGCATCGGACAGCCGGGCTCGTCCACCTTCTACAGTGGGCCGCGCCAGGTCTTCGAAGCGCACCGATCCACCCTCGAGGTCCTGACCGACACGGACTACCGGGGCGAGGATCCCGGCCTGGCCGCGCTCCTGTACCAGATGGGCATGGTCATGTTCTGGACGTCCATGCTCAGTTACTGGCAGGTCATCGCACTCGCCGACGCCAACGGACTCACGGCAGCGGACGTCCTCCCGCACGCCACCGAGACCATGACCGGGATGCCGGCCTTTCTCTCCTTCTACGCCGAGCGCATCGACGCCGGCGAGCACAGCGGCGACCTGGACCGTCTGGCCATGGGCATGGCCAGCGTCGAACACGTGCTGCACACCAACGCCGACGCGGGCGTCGACACCACGCTGCCGGCCGCCGTGGCCGCTCTGTTCCGGCGCGGCATGGACGCCGGACACGGGGCGGACAGCGCCTCCAGCCTGGTGGAGCTGATGAAGACGGCCAAGGCATAG
- a CDS encoding TetR/AcrR family transcriptional regulator: MGQASTRDRIVVAAARLLQRQGYVGTGIKQIAKEAEATLGSVYHFFPGGKEAVAVAAIKYSGQEFAAVLRDALDSEEDPGTGVQACARQLAEGLRASGWTDGCPVTAAALETLGTDSEIQQACADALRSWEQTVTDKLLRSGFQARDARELATTIISALEGAEVTAQVNRSEEPLRATSRQLARLIGSYGASRS, translated from the coding sequence ATGGGACAGGCCAGCACCCGGGACCGGATCGTCGTCGCCGCAGCGCGCCTCCTGCAGCGCCAGGGCTATGTCGGCACGGGCATCAAGCAGATCGCCAAGGAGGCGGAGGCCACACTGGGCTCCGTCTATCACTTCTTCCCGGGCGGCAAAGAGGCCGTTGCCGTCGCCGCCATCAAGTACAGCGGCCAGGAGTTCGCGGCGGTCCTCCGCGACGCGCTGGACAGCGAGGAGGACCCGGGCACGGGCGTTCAGGCCTGCGCCCGGCAGCTCGCCGAAGGACTGCGCGCGTCGGGCTGGACCGACGGCTGCCCGGTCACAGCAGCGGCGCTGGAGACCTTGGGGACCGACTCCGAGATCCAACAGGCATGTGCCGACGCACTGCGCAGCTGGGAGCAGACGGTCACCGACAAGCTGCTGCGCTCCGGCTTCCAGGCCCGCGACGCCCGGGAGTTGGCGACCACCATCATCAGCGCCCTGGAGGGCGCCGAAGTGACGGCACAGGTCAATCGCAGCGAGGAACCACTACGGGCGACGAGCCGACAACTGGCCCGCTTGATCGGTTCATACGGAGCATCCCGCTCGTGA
- a CDS encoding BtrH N-terminal domain-containing protein has translation MAMINDIPVRGMQHCETTTLSVLLRHEGLDLSEPMLFGLGSGLSFIYWDSKAMGFPFLGGRVKPFELTRNLAATLGLELLVGETTSPRKAWQNAAAPIDAGRPVGLQLDSYHLDYFSTKVHFGGHIVAMYGYDEQAAYLVDTDQQGGTVSTSLASLARARAERGPMTAKHRSFTITVPSRPASPQDRIIPAIKTCADAFLNPPIANLGHRGIEKTAKQVPNWLQRSDNPREDLPRAAVLMEKAGTGGALFRNLYRAFLAECAQLIDSSRLRTGHSLYAEAAVLWTEVAALVAATGESGDVKNLMQAGSILHELSRIERDAMQALSTL, from the coding sequence ATGGCCATGATCAACGACATTCCTGTCCGCGGTATGCAGCACTGTGAGACAACGACACTGAGCGTGCTGTTGCGGCATGAGGGACTTGACTTGTCCGAACCCATGCTGTTCGGGCTCGGCTCCGGGCTGTCCTTCATCTACTGGGACAGCAAAGCCATGGGCTTCCCCTTCCTGGGAGGCCGGGTCAAACCGTTCGAACTCACCAGGAACCTGGCCGCCACACTCGGGCTTGAGTTGCTGGTCGGGGAGACCACTTCTCCACGCAAGGCATGGCAGAACGCGGCGGCACCCATCGACGCCGGTCGGCCGGTCGGCCTTCAACTCGACAGCTACCACCTCGACTACTTCAGCACCAAAGTGCACTTCGGCGGGCACATCGTGGCCATGTACGGCTATGACGAACAGGCGGCCTACCTGGTGGACACCGACCAGCAAGGCGGAACCGTCTCGACCAGCCTCGCCAGTCTGGCCAGGGCCAGGGCCGAGCGCGGCCCCATGACCGCCAAGCACCGCTCCTTCACGATCACCGTGCCCAGCAGACCGGCGTCACCGCAGGACCGGATCATCCCCGCGATCAAGACGTGCGCCGACGCCTTCCTGAACCCGCCCATCGCGAACCTGGGCCACCGGGGCATCGAGAAGACCGCCAAGCAGGTGCCCAACTGGCTGCAACGCAGCGACAATCCGCGAGAGGACCTGCCACGGGCCGCCGTCCTCATGGAGAAGGCCGGCACCGGCGGCGCCCTGTTCCGCAATCTCTACCGGGCCTTCCTCGCCGAGTGTGCTCAGCTGATCGACAGCAGCCGCCTGCGCACTGGCCACAGCCTGTACGCCGAGGCCGCCGTCCTGTGGACGGAGGTGGCCGCACTTGTCGCGGCAACGGGCGAATCCGGCGACGTGAAGAACCTCATGCAGGCCGGCTCCATCCTCCACGAGCTCTCGCGTATCGAACGCGACGCGATGCAGGCACTCAGCACCCTCTAG
- a CDS encoding adenylyltransferase/cytidyltransferase family protein, whose product MADRSATSNRTNVYVDMVGDLFHPGHVALLKAARTFGERLIVGVLSDEVVTEYKRRPIMTLAERVTVIEACRYVDEGYRTLRSA is encoded by the coding sequence GTGGCCGACCGTTCCGCGACGAGTAATCGGACGAATGTCTACGTCGACATGGTGGGAGATCTCTTCCACCCGGGACACGTGGCGCTCCTCAAGGCCGCGCGCACCTTCGGAGAGCGGCTGATCGTCGGCGTACTCTCGGACGAGGTCGTGACCGAGTACAAGCGAAGGCCCATCATGACCCTGGCCGAGCGGGTCACGGTGATCGAGGCATGCCGCTACGTCGATGAGGGATACCGAACGCTCCGGAGCGCGTGA